CAGCGTCGGTCGGGGCCCCCGGTGAGCGGGGGATCGGCGGTGGGCGCGGCCGGCCTCGACCTGAGCCGTCTCGACCGGAGCCGGCTCCCCGCCCACGTCGGCCTCATCATGGATGGAAACGGACGTTGGGCGTTGGCCCGCAACCTGCCACGCACCGGCGGTCACGCAGCCGGCGAGACCGTGCTGTTCGATTGCGTGGAAGGGGCGCTGGAGATCGGCCTGAGCTGGCTCTCCGCCTACACGTTCTCCACGGAGAACTGGACCCGCCACCCGGATGAGGTCTCGTTCCTCATGTGGTTCAACGAGGACATACTGCTGCGCCGGCTGGACTCCCTGGCGGACATGGGGGTCCGGATCTGCTTCGCCGGTGACCTGGCCGATCCACGCATTCCCGATCGCAACCGGACGCTGATGCAGGATGCGGAGCAGCGCACCGCCTCCAACCGCCGCCTGAGCCTGGTGCTGGCCTTCAACTACGGGGGACGGGCGGAGATCGCCCGCGCCGTCCAAGCACTGGCGGCCGAAGTGTGGGAAGGGCGGCGGGAACCCGGTGAGATCACTGAGGAAGACATCGCCGAGCGCCTGTACGTTCCCGGCATGCCCGATCCGGACCTGATCGTCCGCACCTCGGGCGAGATGCGGATATCCAACTTCCTGCTCTGGGGCAGCGCCTATTCCGAGCTGGTCTTCACCGAAACGCTGTGGCCGGAGTTCGGCGCCCAGCACCTGGTCGACGCCGTGGTCGAGTACCAGCGCCGCCGCAGGCGTTTCGGCGGCGCCCTCCCGAACAGCCCTCCCTAGGAGGTCCGTCCTTACTTGTCGAGGCTGCCCCCCTCTGTGGGGGGTAATGTACGAAAACTCACGGCAGTCCGGAGTTAAGACCTCATGCAAGCCAATCACATCCCGTTCCTGCAGCTCCTGAACGGGGCTGTTCAATACGTAGTACCGCGGTGGCAGCGTCGCTACTGCTGGGGCGCGGAAGATATCGAGCGCTTGGTAGAGGACCTCCTGGCGATCGCCACAACCGACCAACCAGGAGCGGCCCACTACGGA
This genomic interval from bacterium contains the following:
- the uppS gene encoding polyprenyl diphosphate synthase — translated: MSGGSAVGAAGLDLSRLDRSRLPAHVGLIMDGNGRWALARNLPRTGGHAAGETVLFDCVEGALEIGLSWLSAYTFSTENWTRHPDEVSFLMWFNEDILLRRLDSLADMGVRICFAGDLADPRIPDRNRTLMQDAEQRTASNRRLSLVLAFNYGGRAEIARAVQALAAEVWEGRREPGEITEEDIAERLYVPGMPDPDLIVRTSGEMRISNFLLWGSAYSELVFTETLWPEFGAQHLVDAVVEYQRRRRRFGGALPNSPP